One Candidatus Zixiibacteriota bacterium genomic window carries:
- the gmk gene encoding guanylate kinase: protein MSLTPARGKIVIISSPSGGGKTSICRRLLSRSRRRQGWTFSVSYTTRKPRIGERNGREYVFVTEPQFDRKARAGFFAEHFRVHLYKYGTPRQPLEQIRRRGGVMLLDVDVNGAFRLRREFPDAITVFILPPSIAELKRRLRQRGTETAEQLRVRFENARKEMRLYHKFDYVVVNQELDVAVQDVLSIVRSHHCRVQSLSAEQIRNIIG, encoded by the coding sequence TTGTCACTAACGCCCGCCCGCGGCAAGATCGTCATCATTTCTTCCCCCTCGGGAGGAGGAAAGACGTCGATCTGTCGACGGCTGCTCTCGCGTTCGCGGCGACGGCAGGGCTGGACGTTCTCGGTATCCTATACGACCCGGAAACCGCGCATTGGCGAGCGAAACGGCCGCGAGTATGTGTTCGTAACTGAGCCGCAGTTTGACCGGAAAGCGCGGGCAGGTTTTTTCGCGGAACATTTCCGCGTTCATTTGTACAAGTACGGTACTCCGCGCCAACCGCTTGAGCAGATTCGTCGTCGCGGCGGTGTGATGCTTCTGGATGTTGATGTCAACGGCGCCTTTCGACTGCGACGTGAGTTTCCGGATGCCATTACGGTATTCATTCTGCCGCCATCGATCGCGGAACTCAAACGCCGCCTCCGCCAGCGGGGGACCGAGACTGCAGAGCAGTTAAGGGTCCGATTCGAGAACGCACGCAAGGAAATGAGGTTGTATCATAAGTTCGACTATGTCGTTGTCAATCAGGAGCTTGACGTTGCCGTCCAGGACGTGCTCAGCATCGTGCGCTCGCATCATTGTCGCGTCCAGTCCCTGTCGGCGGAACAAATACGGAATATCATTGGTTAA
- the hslU gene encoding ATP-dependent protease ATPase subunit HslU produces the protein MKNGYLTPREIVEHLDKYIIGQTNAKKSVAIALRNRWRRQHAPEDLRGEIMPNNIIMIGPTGVGKTEIARRLADLAKAPFIKVEASKFTEVGYVGRDVESMVRDLVDISVNMVKTEKARDLNDKASQHTIERLLDLLVGVPAVEASSPAGEGNAPEIRAGTREKFRAKLLEGKLDEREIELEAPETQFPVVEIFSPMGMEELGVNFQEMFSGLLPKKTRRRKMNVREAHKFIMNEELNKLVNMDEVISEALERVQESGIVFVDEIDKIVGDHSKVGPDVSREGVQRDILPIVEGSGVMTKYGMVHTDHILFIAAGAFHSSKPADLIPELQGRFPIRVELDSLTSADFERILTEPRAALVKQYQALLSAEGVELEFTVDAVKKIAQIAERVNQESENIGARRLHTVMTKLLEEILYEPPTKRKKVVVTPAMVDKRLSGIIEDEDLSKYIL, from the coding sequence ATGAAGAACGGCTATCTGACACCGCGCGAAATTGTCGAGCATCTGGACAAGTATATCATCGGCCAGACCAACGCCAAGAAGTCCGTGGCCATAGCGCTTCGCAATCGCTGGCGCCGCCAGCATGCCCCCGAGGATCTCCGAGGGGAGATCATGCCCAACAACATTATTATGATCGGACCGACCGGTGTCGGCAAAACCGAAATCGCGCGTCGCCTGGCCGATCTGGCCAAAGCGCCTTTCATCAAAGTTGAAGCCTCAAAGTTCACTGAGGTCGGCTATGTGGGGCGTGATGTGGAATCGATGGTACGCGACCTGGTCGATATCAGCGTCAATATGGTTAAGACCGAAAAGGCCAGGGATCTGAATGACAAGGCATCGCAGCACACCATTGAACGCCTGCTCGATCTTCTCGTCGGTGTCCCGGCAGTTGAAGCCAGCAGCCCGGCAGGTGAGGGTAACGCGCCTGAGATTCGCGCCGGCACACGCGAGAAGTTTCGAGCCAAGCTGCTTGAAGGCAAGTTGGATGAACGCGAAATAGAACTGGAGGCGCCGGAGACACAGTTCCCGGTCGTAGAGATTTTTTCGCCCATGGGGATGGAGGAACTGGGAGTGAATTTCCAGGAGATGTTTTCGGGTCTCCTGCCCAAGAAGACAAGACGGCGCAAGATGAATGTGCGCGAGGCGCACAAGTTCATCATGAATGAAGAACTCAACAAGCTGGTCAATATGGACGAGGTGATTTCTGAGGCGCTGGAACGGGTGCAGGAATCCGGTATCGTATTTGTCGACGAGATCGATAAGATCGTGGGGGACCATTCCAAGGTGGGCCCGGACGTCAGCCGCGAGGGAGTGCAGCGCGACATCCTCCCGATTGTCGAGGGCTCAGGCGTCATGACCAAGTATGGCATGGTGCATACCGACCATATCCTCTTCATCGCCGCCGGTGCCTTCCATTCCAGCAAGCCGGCGGATCTGATCCCGGAACTGCAAGGAAGATTCCCGATACGCGTAGAGTTAGATTCGCTCACGTCAGCGGATTTCGAGCGGATATTGACCGAACCGAGGGCGGCTCTGGTGAAACAGTACCAGGCGCTGTTGAGCGCGGAAGGAGTCGAACTGGAGTTTACGGTCGATGCGGTGAAGAAGATAGCACAGATAGCCGAACGCGTTAACCAGGAATCCGAGAATATCGGCGCCAGGCGCCTTCATACGGTGATGACGAAATTGCTCGAGGAAATACTCTATGAACCGCCGACCAAACGAAAAAAAGTTGTCGTGACACCAGCGATGGTCGACAAACGGCTTTCGGGAATCATCGAAGACGAGGATCTCAGCAAGTACATTTTGTGA
- the argF gene encoding ornithine carbamoyltransferase, whose amino-acid sequence MARSLTQIADLTAVEVEQIFELCGRMKRGEIAPRPLAGKSVACLFMKPSLRTRISFEVGISQLGGQSLYITDNEVQLGKRETIADAARVLSRYVALIMIRTFRQSDVEELAKHAAVPVINGLTDLVHPCQILGDYFTVLEHLPPRRKYKIAYLGDGNNITHSWLNLASLLPMDLRVATAEDCRPLPEFVERARRNKESRVLLTSNPKEAVAGADVIYTDVWASMGQKHLAEEKEKKLRDFQINSSLLKGADPKAIVLHCLPAERGKEITDEVMDGPQSAVFDQAENRLHIQKAIMVFLLK is encoded by the coding sequence ATGGCTCGTTCCCTTACCCAGATAGCTGATCTGACCGCTGTCGAAGTCGAGCAGATCTTTGAACTTTGTGGCCGGATGAAACGTGGTGAGATCGCCCCCAGGCCGTTGGCCGGCAAGTCGGTCGCCTGCCTGTTCATGAAACCATCCCTGCGCACCCGCATATCGTTCGAGGTCGGTATCAGCCAGCTCGGCGGGCAGTCGCTCTATATCACTGACAATGAGGTCCAGCTCGGTAAGCGAGAGACGATCGCCGACGCCGCCCGGGTGTTGTCACGCTACGTGGCTCTTATCATGATCCGGACATTCCGGCAGTCCGACGTCGAGGAACTGGCCAAACATGCCGCGGTTCCGGTCATCAACGGCCTCACCGACCTGGTGCATCCGTGCCAGATTCTGGGTGATTATTTCACCGTCCTTGAGCATTTACCACCGCGCCGGAAGTACAAGATAGCCTATCTGGGAGACGGCAACAATATCACCCATAGCTGGCTCAACCTGGCGTCGCTCCTGCCCATGGACCTTCGTGTCGCCACGGCCGAAGATTGCCGACCGCTGCCTGAATTTGTCGAAAGAGCTCGCCGCAACAAGGAGAGCCGGGTGCTCCTGACCTCCAATCCTAAAGAAGCGGTTGCCGGTGCCGATGTTATCTATACCGATGTTTGGGCCTCGATGGGGCAAAAACATCTGGCAGAAGAAAAGGAAAAGAAGCTTAGAGATTTTCAAATCAATAGTTCTTTGCTGAAGGGCGCTGATCCTAAAGCCATTGTCCTTCACTGTCTGCCGGCGGAGAGGGGGAAGGAAATAACCGATGAGGTTATGGACGGCCCGCAGTCGGCGGTCTTCGATCAGGCGGAGAACCGGTTGCACATTCAAAAGGCAATTATGGTGTTCCTCCTGAAGTGA
- a CDS encoding tyrosine-type recombinase/integrase, whose translation MPHRLLAKYLHELAHIRKRSAKTIDAYRRDLQPWVEFLEQQYAALPDAAKNDPLFLRIYLQRRVTQGVSNRSIARFLSALSGFQKFLSAHKEGKPLLFKIPRIKYSGKLPSFVPQAEAVGLFEHETSRTDKGSYAYWRNYMMVALLYVTGLRREELAGVRLSDIDLSRGLITTIGKGNKQRVVPVGDNTLSDLKRYLEERERFAHMRASSAPHLFLNKAGQGVSVRTVDRLVKQFARSHGMEFTPHTLRHSFATHLLENGADLLLIKEILGHASLSTTQKYTHVTAESMKRVYQAAHPRSGSKR comes from the coding sequence ATGCCTCATCGCCTGCTGGCTAAATACCTGCACGAACTCGCGCACATTCGCAAGCGCTCGGCCAAGACCATCGATGCCTACCGTCGCGATCTTCAGCCGTGGGTCGAGTTTCTCGAACAACAATACGCGGCGCTTCCGGACGCGGCGAAGAACGATCCGCTGTTCTTACGCATCTATCTGCAAAGACGGGTCACTCAAGGAGTTTCCAACCGATCCATTGCGCGGTTCCTCTCGGCGCTTTCCGGTTTTCAGAAATTTCTGAGTGCGCACAAAGAGGGAAAACCATTACTCTTCAAGATACCGCGCATCAAATACAGCGGCAAACTGCCGTCGTTTGTTCCCCAGGCTGAAGCCGTGGGCCTTTTCGAACACGAAACATCGCGCACGGACAAAGGGAGCTACGCCTACTGGCGCAACTATATGATGGTGGCACTCTTGTACGTTACCGGCCTGAGGCGTGAGGAACTGGCCGGCGTGCGATTGTCCGATATCGACCTGTCACGTGGTCTTATCACGACCATTGGTAAAGGAAACAAACAACGCGTGGTGCCGGTCGGCGACAACACCCTTTCGGATCTCAAGCGGTATCTCGAGGAGCGCGAGCGGTTCGCGCACATGCGCGCATCCAGTGCGCCGCACCTGTTTCTCAACAAGGCAGGCCAGGGTGTATCGGTGCGGACGGTCGATCGCTTGGTGAAGCAATTCGCCCGCTCGCACGGGATGGAGTTCACCCCGCACACGCTTCGGCATTCCTTCGCGACTCATCTCCTCGAGAATGGGGCCGACCTGCTGCTTATTAAGGAGATTCTTGGGCACGCGTCCCTCTCGACCACCCAGAAATACACCCACGTGACGGCTGAATCGATGAAGCGCGTGTATCAGGCCGCACACCCCCGGTCCGGTTCGAAACGATAA
- a CDS encoding YicC/YloC family endoribonuclease, whose protein sequence is MIYSMTGFGRAEQSTRLGMLTAEISSVNNRFLDLTIRLPRQYAALEVRVKELVARSLSRGQVTIVVTLEEADDSPDKFLVNRKALVAYWRQLVALQKELRIPGDVTIRDMLILPDIAKPERQGRDIDAAWAVFEKTLAKALAALGAMRKKEGAAMATDMAKRLSVLKDAVSQVQKRSVNAVEVYREKLATRIAELTDPSTRNSARLEEEIAIFAERTDITEECTRLISHIDQFRDALKLREPVGKRLNFILQEMNREANTIGSKCSDFGITTLAITLKEEIEKLRELVQNVE, encoded by the coding sequence ATGATTTATTCCATGACGGGGTTCGGCCGTGCCGAGCAGAGTACCCGGCTGGGGATGCTGACGGCTGAGATCTCCAGTGTCAACAACCGCTTCCTTGATTTGACCATCCGCCTGCCGCGACAGTATGCGGCCCTGGAAGTTCGAGTCAAGGAACTGGTGGCGCGGTCGTTGTCACGCGGACAGGTGACAATCGTCGTGACGCTCGAAGAAGCCGATGACTCACCGGACAAATTTCTGGTAAATCGGAAGGCGCTCGTGGCATACTGGCGACAGCTTGTCGCGCTTCAAAAGGAGCTTCGGATCCCCGGTGATGTGACGATTCGAGATATGCTCATTCTTCCCGATATCGCCAAGCCGGAACGACAAGGCCGGGACATCGATGCGGCATGGGCCGTTTTTGAAAAGACCCTCGCCAAGGCTCTGGCCGCCCTTGGCGCCATGCGTAAGAAAGAGGGCGCGGCTATGGCTACAGATATGGCCAAGCGCCTCTCCGTGCTCAAGGACGCCGTATCACAGGTGCAGAAACGTTCGGTCAATGCCGTTGAAGTTTATCGCGAGAAGCTGGCCACCCGCATTGCGGAACTGACGGACCCATCGACGCGGAATTCCGCCCGCCTGGAAGAAGAGATCGCCATCTTCGCCGAACGAACCGACATAACGGAAGAATGTACGCGGCTTATCAGTCACATCGATCAATTCAGGGATGCGCTCAAACTTCGCGAGCCGGTCGGCAAAAGGTTGAATTTCATCTTGCAGGAGATGAATCGAGAGGCCAACACGATCGGTTCCAAGTGCTCCGATTTCGGAATTACCACCCTGGCGATCACGCTCAAAGAGGAGATCGAAAAGCTCCGCGAGCTGGTCCAGAACGTCGAGTGA
- the hslV gene encoding ATP-dependent protease subunit HslV gives MYHATTILGLIHNGKAAMAGDGQVTFDDTVLKANAVKIRKMQDGKILAGFAGAAADALALFELFEKKLEEFPENLARAAVELAKEWRTDRTLQKLEAVIAVTDGQHIFLISGNGDVVEPDDKIVAIGSGGTYALAAARALIFASPKMSAEKVAHKALEIAADICVYTNKNIKVESIK, from the coding sequence ATGTACCATGCGACGACCATCCTGGGTCTGATTCACAACGGCAAAGCCGCCATGGCCGGTGATGGCCAGGTGACATTTGACGACACGGTTTTGAAGGCCAACGCCGTCAAGATTCGCAAAATGCAAGACGGGAAGATATTGGCCGGATTTGCCGGGGCCGCGGCGGATGCGCTGGCTCTGTTTGAACTCTTCGAAAAAAAGCTGGAAGAGTTTCCGGAGAATCTGGCTCGTGCGGCGGTCGAACTGGCCAAAGAATGGCGCACCGACCGCACGCTCCAAAAACTGGAAGCCGTGATCGCGGTCACCGATGGCCAACACATCTTCCTCATCAGCGGCAATGGCGACGTCGTCGAGCCGGACGATAAGATCGTGGCAATCGGTTCCGGCGGCACCTATGCGCTGGCGGCGGCCCGGGCGCTGATATTCGCCAGTCCCAAAATGAGCGCCGAAAAAGTTGCCCACAAGGCTTTGGAGATCGCCGCCGATATCTGTGTCTATACCAACAAGAATATCAAAGTGGAATCCATAAAATGA
- the liaF gene encoding cell wall-active antibiotics response protein LiaF, producing the protein MEKKSIIFGLILVALGALLLLKTLNIHLFSFVLPVALIIFGAWLITRHKNRERQHGVEYDFSYTDAGSTAGGPAQSQTYGSSSARGPSYAGASGQPGWTSEAPQFEAGKVKYSKFLGDMHIECQNVNLQNVEVSMFIGDLTVNLRGGRLTGGLNRMIISGFLGDVQILAPRDFPLYVHCSGFVGDVEVLGKRASGFGNSLDSQTDNYAGAESKLYIATNNFIGDIRVYQV; encoded by the coding sequence GTGGAAAAGAAGAGTATCATATTCGGTCTCATCCTGGTCGCTTTAGGGGCCCTGCTTCTTCTGAAAACACTCAACATCCATCTGTTCAGTTTCGTTCTTCCGGTCGCTCTGATCATTTTCGGAGCCTGGCTGATCACGCGGCACAAGAACCGGGAACGCCAGCACGGGGTGGAATATGACTTCTCGTACACCGACGCGGGTTCCACTGCCGGGGGGCCGGCACAATCTCAGACATATGGGTCATCAAGCGCTCGGGGTCCGTCTTATGCTGGAGCTTCAGGCCAACCCGGCTGGACAAGCGAGGCGCCGCAATTCGAGGCCGGCAAAGTGAAGTACAGCAAGTTCCTTGGCGATATGCACATTGAGTGTCAGAACGTCAATCTGCAGAACGTCGAGGTCTCCATGTTCATCGGCGACCTCACGGTCAATCTGCGCGGCGGTCGGCTGACCGGAGGTCTGAACCGCATGATCATTTCCGGTTTTCTCGGTGACGTTCAAATCCTGGCGCCGCGCGATTTTCCGCTGTATGTGCACTGTTCGGGATTTGTGGGTGACGTGGAGGTGCTGGGGAAACGCGCCTCAGGATTCGGAAACTCGCTAGATAGTCAGACCGACAACTATGCCGGCGCCGAGTCCAAACTGTATATCGCCACCAACAATTTCATCGGTGATATACGCGTCTACCAGGTGTAG
- a CDS encoding PaaI family thioesterase has product MKEIKRYKGCFVCGDLNPHGIKAVFWHDGSQAETTIVAGQEFEGYRGIYHGGIMAALLDEVMIKAILALDIFAVTAEMTVRYKQPIMTGDRVVFRGRIVEHKGRVYVTEGEAVGDDGRIFAEATGKYLVARPELREQLVRSLD; this is encoded by the coding sequence GTGAAAGAAATCAAACGCTACAAAGGCTGCTTCGTCTGCGGCGATCTCAATCCTCACGGTATCAAAGCGGTCTTCTGGCACGACGGCTCTCAGGCAGAAACAACGATCGTCGCCGGTCAGGAGTTTGAGGGCTATAGAGGGATCTACCACGGCGGTATTATGGCAGCATTGCTTGATGAAGTGATGATCAAGGCTATTCTGGCACTGGACATCTTCGCCGTGACGGCCGAGATGACCGTTCGCTACAAACAGCCCATAATGACCGGCGACCGAGTTGTCTTCCGCGGACGTATTGTTGAACACAAAGGGAGAGTCTATGTGACTGAAGGGGAGGCTGTTGGTGACGACGGTCGGATTTTCGCAGAGGCGACAGGGAAGTACTTGGTGGCCCGACCGGAACTGCGAGAGCAACTGGTTCGATCGCTTGACTGA
- the topA gene encoding type I DNA topoisomerase: MARNLLIVESPAKSRTLARFLGDSFEIKSTIGHIIDLPKSKLGVDVKNDFEPDYRVIKGKEKVIDELKKAAKKADTVYLAPDPDREGEAIAWHVANSLKGTKAKCVRVTFNEITKSAVTEAVKNPRKIDMNLVNAQQARRVLDRLVGYKVSPFLWKTVAKNLSAGRVQSVALRLVCEREEEIKNFVPEEYWLIKALLATHQNEQFTAQLYKIEDQTVVKGGEAGPKKITIKTEQEASQIQQELKASSPEVAEIKKSERVRRPAPPFITSTLQQEAAKAYGYSPKVTMSIAQHLYEGIEVGKEGATGLITYMRTDSTRVSEEALKHVRDFIKDSFGSNYLPGKPNFYGKGKSAQDAHEAIRPTHLDLPPDKVRKHLTAQQFKLYTLIWNRFVASQMTNAEYDVETVDIEAGRFILRATAQTLRFDGFLRLYHEEKEPDENGNGENGSQKLPVLKRGEKLTLVEVTPSQSFTRPPARYSEAMLVKRMEADGIGRPSTYASIISTIKDRKYVDLKERKLSPTELGIAVNKILVEHFPDIFNVAFTANMEKELDLVEDGTDDWVKVVGDFYQPFSKTIKGLEHKHDDIKAALTEVTDQYCEKCGAPMVIKWGRNGRFLACSSYPDCKNARPLPEEEARNKTDQKCDKCGADMVIKSGRFGRFLACSAYPECKNTKPLTLGIPCPKPGCGGEILEKQTKGRKIFYGCNKYPKCDFASWDRPVNHVCPVCQNPYLVQKSTKEKGDFWRCPKCSHEMAEESSEKKPVA; this comes from the coding sequence ATGGCCCGAAACCTTCTCATTGTCGAGTCTCCGGCAAAGTCCCGAACGCTCGCTCGTTTTCTGGGGGACAGCTTCGAGATCAAATCGACTATCGGTCACATTATTGATCTGCCAAAGTCCAAGCTTGGCGTCGATGTCAAGAACGACTTTGAACCGGACTACCGTGTGATCAAGGGGAAGGAAAAGGTCATCGATGAACTGAAGAAGGCGGCCAAGAAGGCGGACACCGTGTATCTGGCGCCCGATCCGGACCGTGAAGGCGAAGCCATTGCCTGGCATGTCGCCAACAGTCTCAAAGGAACCAAGGCCAAGTGCGTGCGTGTTACGTTTAACGAGATCACCAAATCGGCGGTGACCGAAGCGGTCAAGAACCCCCGCAAGATCGACATGAATCTCGTCAACGCGCAGCAGGCGCGTCGGGTGCTCGACCGGCTGGTCGGCTACAAAGTCTCACCGTTCCTCTGGAAGACCGTGGCCAAGAATCTCTCGGCCGGTCGTGTGCAGTCGGTGGCGCTCCGTCTGGTCTGCGAGCGCGAAGAAGAGATTAAGAACTTCGTTCCCGAAGAATACTGGCTGATCAAGGCACTCCTTGCCACCCATCAGAACGAGCAGTTTACGGCCCAACTCTACAAGATCGAAGATCAGACGGTGGTCAAGGGGGGCGAGGCCGGTCCGAAGAAGATTACGATCAAGACCGAGCAGGAAGCGTCGCAGATTCAACAGGAACTGAAAGCCTCCTCGCCAGAAGTTGCCGAAATCAAGAAGTCCGAACGGGTGCGCAGACCGGCGCCGCCGTTCATCACCTCTACGCTTCAGCAGGAAGCGGCCAAGGCATACGGCTACTCGCCCAAAGTCACGATGTCGATAGCGCAGCACCTGTACGAGGGGATCGAGGTTGGCAAAGAAGGAGCCACCGGCCTTATCACGTATATGCGTACGGATTCGACCCGTGTCTCCGAGGAAGCGTTGAAGCACGTGCGAGATTTTATCAAGGACAGCTTCGGCAGCAACTATCTACCCGGCAAACCGAATTTCTACGGCAAGGGGAAATCGGCCCAGGACGCCCACGAGGCGATTCGCCCGACGCATCTTGACCTGCCGCCTGACAAGGTCAGGAAACATTTGACAGCACAGCAGTTCAAACTGTACACGCTCATCTGGAATCGATTTGTAGCTTCCCAGATGACCAATGCCGAGTACGATGTCGAGACGGTTGATATAGAAGCCGGGCGATTCATCCTGAGAGCGACGGCCCAGACACTCAGGTTCGATGGTTTCCTTCGGCTTTATCACGAAGAGAAGGAGCCTGATGAGAACGGCAACGGCGAAAACGGCTCCCAAAAGCTCCCGGTTCTCAAAAGAGGGGAGAAACTGACTCTTGTAGAGGTCACTCCGAGCCAGTCGTTCACCCGCCCGCCGGCTCGTTACTCGGAAGCCATGCTGGTCAAGCGCATGGAGGCTGATGGCATTGGCCGTCCTTCGACCTATGCCAGTATCATCTCGACGATCAAGGACCGCAAATATGTGGACCTGAAAGAACGCAAACTGTCTCCCACCGAACTCGGTATAGCGGTCAACAAGATCCTCGTGGAACATTTCCCGGATATTTTCAATGTCGCTTTCACGGCCAATATGGAAAAGGAACTGGACCTGGTCGAAGACGGGACGGATGACTGGGTGAAAGTGGTGGGGGATTTCTACCAGCCATTCAGCAAGACAATCAAGGGGCTCGAGCACAAACACGATGACATCAAGGCCGCTTTGACCGAGGTCACCGATCAGTATTGCGAAAAATGCGGCGCCCCGATGGTTATCAAATGGGGACGGAATGGCCGCTTTCTGGCTTGCTCATCGTATCCGGACTGTAAGAATGCGCGCCCGCTGCCGGAAGAGGAAGCGCGGAACAAAACTGACCAGAAGTGCGACAAATGCGGCGCCGACATGGTGATCAAGTCAGGTCGGTTCGGCCGTTTTCTGGCCTGCTCGGCCTACCCCGAATGCAAAAACACCAAGCCACTTACGCTCGGCATTCCGTGTCCGAAGCCGGGATGCGGCGGAGAGATTCTTGAGAAGCAGACCAAGGGCCGCAAAATTTTCTACGGCTGTAACAAATACCCCAAGTGTGATTTCGCCAGTTGGGACCGCCCGGTGAATCATGTCTGCCCGGTGTGTCAGAATCCCTACTTGGTGCAAAAGAGCACCAAGGAAAAAGGTGACTTCTGGCGCTGTCCGAAATGCAGCCACGAGATGGCGGAAGAATCGTCAGAAAAGAAGCCGGTGGCGTAG
- the rpoZ gene encoding DNA-directed RNA polymerase subunit omega: MKPVNIENVDRMTSNRYEAVIVAAQHARHLNAMRLARLQALQEGQTVDIEARKITMVALRDLMEGKVKFERSGSM; the protein is encoded by the coding sequence ATGAAGCCTGTGAACATTGAGAATGTCGACCGTATGACATCGAATCGCTACGAGGCCGTCATCGTGGCCGCGCAGCACGCCCGACACCTTAACGCCATGCGACTGGCCCGGTTGCAGGCCTTGCAGGAAGGCCAAACCGTGGACATCGAAGCCCGCAAGATCACCATGGTCGCCCTCCGGGACCTTATGGAGGGGAAGGTAAAGTTTGAGCGCTCCGGTTCGATGTAA
- a CDS encoding histidine kinase dimerization/phospho-acceptor domain-containing protein, translating into MRTLQRTTRTDFTFLLASGNQQDAGRIEAEIKNRYPHSQVTMVTSSRQTLDELRHRFYDAAVVDATLAESDCFGIVAALRQDGVDTPIIVLSEDLSGRNSSEVLNAGADQCLIKEGSYYQSVPRVIEDVCRYRRLILETRRLEEKLQDRDSTEIVNIVAGTLSHEINNPLMTILGTAELLVEQFKSGNSELQRKLQVIQQSARRIQLALATLVTSTEPEIKVTASGRLIDTRPPKLTLKRRN; encoded by the coding sequence ATGCGAACACTCCAGCGGACCACTCGAACTGATTTCACGTTTCTGCTTGCCAGCGGCAATCAACAGGACGCCGGCCGGATCGAGGCGGAGATCAAGAACCGCTATCCCCACAGTCAGGTGACCATGGTGACATCCAGTCGTCAGACGCTTGACGAGCTTCGGCACCGCTTCTACGATGCCGCCGTGGTCGACGCCACCCTTGCCGAATCGGATTGTTTCGGCATCGTTGCCGCGCTCCGGCAGGACGGAGTCGACACGCCGATCATTGTCCTGTCCGAGGACCTCTCAGGTCGCAATTCGAGCGAAGTACTCAATGCGGGCGCCGATCAGTGTCTTATCAAGGAAGGCTCCTATTATCAATCCGTGCCGCGCGTGATCGAAGACGTCTGCCGCTATCGCCGTCTGATCCTGGAGACGCGCAGGTTGGAAGAAAAACTGCAGGACAGGGACAGCACGGAGATCGTCAATATCGTCGCCGGCACGTTATCGCATGAGATCAACAATCCGTTAATGACCATTCTGGGGACAGCCGAACTACTGGTCGAACAGTTCAAAAGCGGCAATTCGGAGTTGCAGCGGAAACTCCAGGTGATCCAGCAATCGGCGCGTCGCATCCAATTGGCATTGGCCACACTGGTGACCTCGACCGAACCGGAGATCAAAGTAACCGCCTCAGGGCGCCTGATAGACACGCGTCCACCAAAGCTCACGTTGAAACGACGAAACTGA